A single genomic interval of Xyrauchen texanus isolate HMW12.3.18 chromosome 8, RBS_HiC_50CHRs, whole genome shotgun sequence harbors:
- the LOC127648456 gene encoding protein CASC3-like, producing the protein MADRRRRRRRASQDSEDEDESASGSESGRASSAGRKPRGKDPEPVETPVERVVAKSDDESECESEDGVGEAVLSDYDSADLEENGSHTEGGDDEEEVEHFSDEEASRPQAEQKPATDAPKEEIVEEEKDGGTKKVKMDEKGNLSGERQSGDGQESTDDPENKLASIGGQKLDDDEDRKNPAYIPRKGLFFEHDVRGQAPEEERPKGRHRKLWKDEGRWVHDKFREEEQAPKSRQELIALYGYDIRNGTGPSEERSYRTRKPRYAGSPNREPRRHRDGEKSVRTTWQGPPPGHRNTHQSVTIQSGPPPAAPAAPKPTGRPSTQPPHRSFQGSRAPSAPHRTEGRGHPKANLDGPPPRGVRPQPVEGERGPRLRGRGFHATHVDRSSDLLVEDIRSEEEDDCEIPTATTTYTAHHYKYERERAQSPRKQEPGPTVGGGSAAGQVREQSPPQERQVEKKSYSLARRATRTRPSDLGKQASLDDSSPAVQQAPTAVKSESWQEQGDAGSQGGLDQDLARLSLAGQNWAQNAPSYLQAEMRGIRSPMHMGGGPPQYGNIEDMGVSGGRAKRYSSQRQRPVPEPAPMHIGVMEGHYYEPMSFQGPIYTHRDNPAALPPQGMLVQPEMHLPHPTHPGHPGLHPHQSGGPIPNPALYAAPPVSISPGQPSPQQLLPPPFYPPPGVMTFGNTNYPYPAGATLPPMYTNPQAQSQVYGGVTYYDTVQQQAQPKRSPPRRSSHPVTVRPPPPEDQSRKASEEIRS; encoded by the exons GAAAGTGAAGATGGCGTAGGTGAAG CAGTGTTATCAGACTATGACAGTGCTGATCTGGAGGAGAATGGATCGCACACTGAG GGAGGAGACGATGAAGAGGAGGTTGAGCATTTCAGTGATGAAGAGGCCTCACGACCTCAAGCGGAACAGAAACCTGCCACAGATGCTCCAAAGGAAGAGATAGTGGAGGAAGAGAAAGATGGAGGGACGAAGAAGGTTAAAATGGATGAGAAGGGCAATCTTTCTGGGGAGCGACAGAGTGGAGATGGACAG GAAAGCACAGATGACCCTGAGAATAAATTGGCCAGTATAGGCGGCCAGAAGTTGGACGATGATGAGGACAGAAAGAATCCAGCATACATCCCCAGAAAAGGCCTTTTCTTTGAGCATGATGTGAGAGGCCAAGCTCCGGAGGAGGAGAG GCCTAAAGGCAGACACAGGAAGCTGTGGAAGGACGAGGGCCGCTGGGTACATGACAAGTTCCGTGAAGAGGAGCAGGCACCAAAATCCCGCCAAGAGCTTATCGCTCTTTATGGTTATGACATCCGCAATGGCACAGGGCCAAGTGAGGAACGATCATACAGGACACGAAAACCGAG ATATGCTGGTTCACCCAATCGTGAGCCAAGGCGCCACCGTGACGGTGAAAAGTCTGTTCGTACCACGTGGCAGGGTCCCCCTCCTGGCCACCGCAACACCCATCAGTCTGTTACTATACAGTCCGGCCCACCCCCCGCTGCCCCTGCTGCACCTAAACCTACTGGACGACCCTCAACTCAGCCTCCCCATCGCAGTTTCCAGGGAAGCCGAGCTCCATCAGCCCCACACAGGACAGAAGGCCGAGGACACCCAAAGGCAAACCTGGATGGCCCGCCACCTCGGGGAGTACGGCCGCAGCCTGTTGAGGGTGAGAGGGGTCCGAGGCTAAGGGGTCGTGGCTTTCATGCCACTCACGTTGACCGCAGCTCAGACTTGCTGGTGGAAGACATCCGCAGCGAAGAAGAGGATGACTGTGAGATTCCAACAGCAACAACTACGTACACCGCTCACCACTAcaagtatgagagagagagggctcaatCACCACGGAAACAAGAGCCGGGCCCAACGGTTGGAGGGGGCAGTGCAGCCGGGCAGGTGCGAGAACAATCTCCACCTCAAGAGAGACAGGTGGAGAAGAAATCGTACTCCCTTGCACGTAGGGCAACGCGAACGCGGCCATCTGACCTTGGTAAGCAGGCGTCATTAGATGATTCTTCGCCAGCAGTGCAGCAAGCCCCCACAGCAGTGAAGAGCGAATCGTGGCAGGAGCAGGGTGATGCCGGCTCACAAGGTGGACTTGATCAGGACCTCGCCCGCCTCAGCCTAGCAGGGCAGAACTGGGCCCAGAACGCGCCCTCCTACCTGCAGGCTGAGATGAGgg GCATCCGTAGTCCCATGCACATGGGAGGAGGCCCTCCACAATATGGAAATATAGAGGATATG ggTGTCAGTGGTGGCCGAGCTAAGCGGTATTCGTCACAGCGCCAGAGGCCAGTTCCTGAGCCTGCACCCATGCACATAGGAGTGATGGAGGGCCATTATTATGAACCTA TGTCTTTCCAAGGACCAATCTACACACACAGGGACAACCCAGCAGCTCTGCCCCCTCAAGGCATGCTTGTTCAGCCTGAGATGCATCTGCCGCACCCCACCCACCCTGGACACCCAG GCTTGCATCCGCACCAATCAGGAGGGCCCATACCCAATCCGGCTCTTTACGCTGCTCCGCCCGTTTCCATTTCACCTGGGCAACCATCTCCACAACAGCTGCTACCCCCACCCTTCTATCCACCACCAGGTGTCATGACATTTGGGAACACCAATTACCCATACCCTGCCGGAGCTACGCTACCTCCAATGTACACCAACCCCCAG GCACAGTCACAGGTCTATGGGGGTGTGACGTACTATGATACAGTACAGCAACAAGCTCAGCCCAAACGCTCCCCACCCCGACGTTCCTCTCATCCAGTTACAGTCAGACCTCCCCCTCCTGAG gatcAGAGCAGAAAGGCCAGTGAGGAAATCCGCTCCTAG